The following DNA comes from Thermoleophilaceae bacterium.
ACCCACAACCTGCTCAAGCTCCACAGCCACCGCCTCGCCGCCGCCACACCCTGACCCCGGGGCGGCGGCACCGCCGGACTTCACTGCCGCACCGGCAGCCCCGACCGCCCGCCGGATTACCCGACAGCCTCCGTCCGAAGCGACAGCGTCGGGTTGTGGCGTGATTCGCCGCGCCGTGGGGCCGACGGCCCGTTGGGCGTAGTGTGCGCCGGGGCATGCAGGAGGCACTCGCGCAGTTGGGCTGGGATGAGCGGTGGCAGGGGCGGTTCGAGCCGTATGCCCTGCGGGGGTTGACGCCGGCGCGCGTCATCCGCAGCGACCGCGGCAGCGCGTTGGTGGCGACGCCCGCCGGCATCACGCGGGCGGCACCCTCGGCTCGCCTGCTCAAGAGCGCTCGTGGCGCAGTGGATCTGGCCGTCGCCGGTGACTGGGTCGCCGTGATGGACGCCGAGGCGATCGACGTCCCACTGATCGACGCCGTGCTCCCGCGCACGAGTTCGATCACACGCGGCGATCCCGGCGAGGACTCTGACGTCCAGGTGCTCGCCGCCAACGTCGACACGGTGTTCGTCGTTCACCCGATCGCCGAGCCGCCCAACCTGCGCCGCATCGAGCGCGAACTGTCGCTCGCATGGGACTCAGGAGCCGTCCCCGTGATCGTGCTCACCAAGGCCGACCTCTCCGCCGACCCAGAGGACGCCCGCTTGGCCGTCGAGTCGATCGCGCTCGGTGTTGACGTCCTGGCGATGAACGCCCTCGCGGGCGAGTGCGTCGCGCCCCTGCTCGACTACATGTCCGGGCACCGCACCGCCGTCCTGCTCGGCCCTTCCGGCGCAGGGAAGTCCACGATCGTGAATGCCCTGCTCGGTCACCGGCGGCAGGAGACCCGCGCGGTCCGCGTCAGCGACCAGCGCGGGCGGCACACCACCGTCGCGCGCGAGCTGATCGCGTTGCCCGGCGGCGGGGTGCTCATCGACACCCCTGGCCTTCGCGCGCTCGGCCTCACGGGTTCCGAGGAGGGCATCACCCTCACGTTCTCGGACATCGAACAGCTCGCCGCAGCGTGCCGGTTTCGCGACTGCGCGCACGACGAAGAGCCCGGCTGCGCCGTCCGGGCGGCCGTCGATTCCGGAGCAATTCCAGCAGAGCGCCTGGCCAGCTACCGGAAGCTCATGCGCGAGGCCGAGGTCGCCGCCGCCCGCACAGACGTGCGCCTGCGTGCGGCAGAAGACCGCAAGGCAAAGACCATCAGCAAAGCGGTCAAGGACTACTTCCGAACCCACCCACGCTGACGCACGGCAGCCGCTCCTGCTTTCCATGCATCAGTGAGACCGTGGGATGGTGCGCTCGGCGGGTTGGCTCGTTTCCATGCTGCCCGGCCGTGTGGTCGTGGCCGTCGCTTGTCATGCCGTCCGCTGGGTGCCGCAGCGCGGCCGGGCGTGACTTCATAGCGCCTCTATGTCAATTCGGGGGAGGGGGATGCCTGAACCGTGTGGTCGGCGCGGAGATGGCGGTAGACGACCTTGGCGAGCTGGCGCTTGAGGCTGCGTAGTGCTTCGGCTGAGCTCTTGTGCTCGGCATGGTTTGGACGCGGGCGGCGAGGTGTAGCGCGTGGTTGAGCGAGCGGTTGCCGGCGCGGGAGAGCCGGTGCCGTGTCTGCTCGCCGCTGGAGACCTCGATCGGGGCGGTGCCGCTGTAGCTGGCGCAGTGATCGGCGCTGGCGAAGCGGGTGATGTCACCGGTGTGGCCGATGAGCTTGGCGGCCAGGACCTCGCTGATGCCGAAGATCTCGGTGAGTGAGCTGCCCGATGCCGCGACGGCTTGAGCGCAGCGACGGCGGTTCTCGAGCAGCGCGCGGTCGATGCGACGGACGTCGGTGATGAGTTCGCGGGCCATCGCCTTGCGTTCGCTGTCGACGAGCCCGACGGGCTTGACGGTGGCCAACAGCCGGGCGGCGTGTTGGGCGGAGAGCTGGCGCGGCGCGCCGCCGGGATGCAGCGCGCGCAGCAGTCGGTGCAG
Coding sequences within:
- a CDS encoding IS110 family transposase, producing LHRLLRALHPGGAPRQLSAQHAARLLATVKPVGLVDSERKAMARELITDVRRIDRALLENRRRCAQAVAASGSSLTEIFGISEVLAAKLIGHTGDITRFASADHCASYSGTAPIEVSSGEQTRHRLSRAGNRSLNHALHLAARVQTMPSTRAQPKHYAASSASSPRSSTAISAPTTRFRHPPPPN
- the rsgA gene encoding ribosome small subunit-dependent GTPase A, whose protein sequence is MQEALAQLGWDERWQGRFEPYALRGLTPARVIRSDRGSALVATPAGITRAAPSARLLKSARGAVDLAVAGDWVAVMDAEAIDVPLIDAVLPRTSSITRGDPGEDSDVQVLAANVDTVFVVHPIAEPPNLRRIERELSLAWDSGAVPVIVLTKADLSADPEDARLAVESIALGVDVLAMNALAGECVAPLLDYMSGHRTAVLLGPSGAGKSTIVNALLGHRRQETRAVRVSDQRGRHTTVARELIALPGGGVLIDTPGLRALGLTGSEEGITLTFSDIEQLAAACRFRDCAHDEEPGCAVRAAVDSGAIPAERLASYRKLMREAEVAAARTDVRLRAAEDRKAKTISKAVKDYFRTHPR